One Myxococcales bacterium DNA segment encodes these proteins:
- the flhA gene encoding flagellar biosynthesis protein FlhA, translating to MASAPTPSAPKEKLTEALVPLGIIVIVLMMVLPLPAMLLDAMLSFSIALGIGIFLTALFVEEALEFSAFPALVLVATLLRLSLNVATTRLILLHGAEGEGAAGSVVEAFGRFVVEGNVLVGLVVFLILVVINFVVVTKGAGRVAEVAARFTLDAMPGKQMAIDADLASGSVTAEQAKKRRRDLEREADFYGAMDGASKFVHGDAIAGLLITAINLIGGLILGVAAGLDVGKAAETFSVLTVGDALVSQIPALLVSAASGVVVTRSATGEQLGRALTAQIFGRRRPVIMTAGILAALGLMPGMPALPCLTLALVLFVAARRINETGGAVTEQTASETQRSPQEEIDAALTLDTLTLELGYELVPTVEVTRGGTLLDRVASLRSQFAKDLGVVVPPVHVADNLELSPGMYRVLILGSEIGRGTCRAGYLLAMDATGSAPAIDGEVTKDPAFGTPARWIHTRDRELAEALGYTVLDHSTVIATHLSELLRINAHRLLGRQETQHLFDILARTAPKLVDDLVPNLLPLGDVVRVLKNLLKESVSIRDLRSILEALSELSTQTKDPEQLTELVRERLAPQLTSAFRGSDGAVTALTLDPRVEDVLRRSLRDIAQGVGAPLSPELLHGIANAAEKALGRLNALGASPVVITTPDLRRYVRAIFERKLPQFSVVSFREIDPLVPLRVAETLKAQELS from the coding sequence GTGGCATCGGCTCCCACCCCCTCCGCGCCCAAAGAGAAGCTCACCGAGGCGCTCGTTCCGCTCGGCATCATCGTCATCGTGCTGATGATGGTGTTGCCGCTGCCGGCGATGCTGCTGGACGCGATGTTGTCGTTCTCGATCGCGCTCGGGATCGGCATCTTCCTCACGGCGCTCTTCGTGGAAGAAGCCCTCGAGTTCAGCGCGTTTCCCGCCTTGGTGCTCGTGGCGACATTGCTTCGCCTGAGCCTCAACGTCGCCACCACCCGGCTCATCTTGCTGCACGGCGCCGAGGGCGAAGGCGCCGCGGGCTCCGTGGTCGAGGCTTTCGGGCGCTTCGTCGTCGAGGGCAACGTGCTCGTCGGCCTCGTCGTGTTCCTCATCCTCGTGGTCATCAACTTCGTCGTCGTCACCAAAGGTGCGGGCCGTGTCGCCGAGGTCGCCGCTCGCTTCACCCTCGACGCGATGCCCGGAAAGCAGATGGCCATCGACGCCGATCTCGCGTCCGGCAGCGTGACGGCGGAGCAGGCGAAGAAGCGGCGACGGGATCTCGAACGCGAGGCCGACTTCTACGGCGCCATGGACGGCGCCAGCAAGTTCGTCCACGGCGACGCCATCGCGGGCCTGCTCATCACGGCGATCAACCTCATCGGCGGCCTCATCCTCGGCGTCGCCGCCGGTCTCGATGTGGGCAAGGCCGCCGAGACCTTCAGCGTCTTGACCGTCGGTGACGCGCTGGTCAGCCAGATCCCTGCCCTCTTGGTGTCGGCCGCCTCCGGTGTCGTCGTCACGCGGAGCGCGACGGGCGAGCAGCTCGGACGCGCCCTCACCGCGCAAATCTTCGGTCGGCGACGCCCCGTCATCATGACCGCCGGGATCCTCGCGGCGCTGGGCCTGATGCCGGGCATGCCGGCCCTGCCGTGCCTCACCCTGGCCCTCGTGCTCTTCGTGGCGGCGCGCCGCATCAACGAGACCGGCGGGGCCGTCACGGAACAGACGGCGTCGGAAACCCAACGCAGTCCTCAAGAGGAAATCGACGCCGCCTTGACGCTCGACACGCTAACGCTCGAGCTTGGCTACGAGCTCGTACCCACCGTCGAGGTGACGCGCGGCGGCACGCTGCTCGACCGCGTCGCGTCGCTGCGCTCGCAATTCGCCAAGGACCTCGGCGTCGTCGTTCCGCCGGTCCACGTGGCCGACAACCTCGAGCTGTCGCCCGGCATGTACCGCGTCCTCATCCTCGGAAGCGAGATCGGCCGCGGCACATGCCGTGCAGGCTACTTGCTCGCGATGGACGCCACCGGCTCTGCCCCCGCCATTGACGGCGAAGTCACCAAGGACCCGGCCTTCGGCACTCCCGCGCGCTGGATCCACACGCGCGACCGCGAGCTCGCCGAGGCCCTCGGCTACACGGTCCTCGACCACTCGACGGTCATCGCGACGCACCTCTCGGAGCTGCTCCGCATCAACGCGCACCGACTCCTGGGCCGCCAGGAGACGCAACACCTCTTCGACATCCTCGCGCGCACGGCGCCCAAGCTCGTCGACGACTTGGTCCCCAACTTGCTCCCCCTTGGCGATGTGGTCCGCGTCCTCAAGAACCTGCTGAAGGAGAGCGTCTCCATCCGCGACCTCCGCAGCATCCTCGAGGCCCTCTCCGAGCTCTCCACGCAGACCAAGGACCCCGAGCAGCTCACCGAGCTGGTCCGCGAACGGCTCGCGCCACAATTGACGTCGGCCTTCCGTGGCTCTGACGGTGCCGTCACCGCCTTGACCCTCGACCCGCGCGTGGAGGACGTGCTCCGTCGCTCGCTGCGCGACATCGCGCAGGGTGTCGGCGCGCCGCTGTCGCCGGAGCTCCTCCACGGCATCGCCAACGCCGCCGAGAAGGCTCTCGGTCGCCTGAACGCTCTCGGCGCTTCGCCGGTTGTCATCACCACGCCCGACCTGCGCCGCTACGTGCGCGCCATCTTCGAGCGAAAGCTCCCTCAGTTCTCCGTCGTCTCGTTCCGCGAGATCGACCCCCTCGTTCCTCTCCGCGTCGCCGAGACGCTCAAAGCGCAAGAGCTCTCCTAA
- a CDS encoding flagellar biosynthetic protein FliR, with the protein MTATLAKLLVEQAVVFAWVLGRIAGFLVTAPLPGNEVPQTARVSFALALAWVVSGYATPAAPVLDLNLATVMVVAAELGCGLAMGFVFRLLLGVSDTAGDMIAHAIGLQSGAIFSPTTGSTDPTLSRIISLAAMLLAVGIGAHRVALAHVLESFRVLPVGTPLFIGAAGPTVAALVGELLATSLRLALPVVAVCLLTQLGLALIARSAPSMQIFSVGLAVTLGAGLVTLMAAAGGLGAGFARTLSTLPTELGRLLLLLR; encoded by the coding sequence ATGACCGCGACCTTGGCCAAGCTGCTCGTCGAGCAGGCGGTGGTCTTCGCCTGGGTCTTGGGCCGCATCGCGGGGTTCTTGGTGACGGCGCCGCTCCCGGGCAACGAAGTGCCTCAGACGGCGCGCGTGTCGTTCGCGCTGGCGCTCGCGTGGGTCGTCTCGGGTTATGCGACGCCAGCGGCGCCGGTGCTCGACCTCAACCTCGCCACGGTCATGGTCGTGGCCGCAGAGCTCGGCTGCGGCCTCGCGATGGGCTTCGTGTTTCGCCTCCTGCTCGGCGTGTCGGACACCGCTGGCGACATGATCGCCCACGCCATCGGCCTGCAGTCCGGCGCCATCTTTAGCCCGACGACGGGCTCGACGGACCCCACGCTGTCACGAATCATCTCTCTCGCCGCGATGCTCCTCGCGGTCGGCATCGGCGCGCACCGGGTCGCGCTCGCACACGTCTTGGAGAGCTTTCGCGTCCTACCTGTCGGCACCCCGCTCTTCATCGGCGCCGCGGGACCGACGGTCGCGGCGCTGGTGGGCGAGCTGCTCGCGACGTCCCTCAGGCTCGCGCTGCCCGTGGTCGCCGTGTGCCTCCTCACGCAGCTCGGCCTCGCGCTCATCGCCCGATCCGCGCCCTCGATGCAGATCTTCAGCGTCGGTCTGGCGGTGACGCTGGGAGCGGGCCTTGTGACGCTGATGGCGGCCGCCGGCGGCCTTGGCGCGGGATTCGCACGGACCTTGTCGACGTTGCCGACTGAGCTGGGGCGCCTCCTGCTCCTTCTCCGGTGA
- a CDS encoding flagellar biosynthetic protein FliQ, which produces MSTAQAMDLLMKLLQTTMFAVGPLLVVALLAGVVVGVLQTATQINEASISFLVKVLAVSLTAVLVGPMLARQVLDYTRATYSQIGDVTR; this is translated from the coding sequence ATGAGCACCGCCCAGGCCATGGATCTGTTGATGAAGCTCTTGCAGACCACGATGTTCGCGGTCGGGCCGCTCCTCGTCGTGGCGCTGTTGGCCGGTGTCGTCGTGGGCGTCCTACAAACGGCTACGCAGATCAACGAGGCGAGCATCAGCTTCCTCGTCAAGGTCTTGGCGGTCTCCCTCACCGCGGTGCTCGTGGGGCCGATGCTCGCGCGCCAGGTGCTCGACTACACGAGGGCGACCTACAGTCAGATCGGCGATGTCACGCGATGA
- the fliP gene encoding flagellar type III secretion system pore protein FliP (The bacterial flagellar biogenesis protein FliP forms a type III secretion system (T3SS)-type pore required for flagellar assembly.), with translation MKERPRRVEGRRALSLLAASALTLTAASAHAAPLDTLVGSSAGLSPQLKILALLTLLSLLPALVLTMTSFTRMVVVLSFVRHGIGMQNTPPTQVIVGLSLFLTLFTMGPVVNRIADEAYKPYTAGTISEGEALERAAAPMRAFMLRQTREADLQLFYDASRQPLPKTEEDVALRVAVPAFVLSELTTAFQMGVLVLLPFLVIDLAVATILMAMGMMMVPPATISLPLKLILFVVVDGWSLLVGSLVRSFV, from the coding sequence ATGAAGGAGCGTCCCCGGCGTGTGGAAGGGCGTCGCGCGCTCTCGCTGCTCGCGGCGTCGGCGCTCACGCTGACGGCCGCGAGCGCTCACGCGGCTCCCCTGGACACGCTCGTGGGATCCTCGGCGGGGCTCTCGCCGCAGCTGAAAATCCTCGCTCTCCTCACGCTTCTCTCGCTGCTACCGGCGCTCGTGTTGACGATGACGTCCTTCACCCGGATGGTCGTCGTCCTCTCGTTTGTCCGTCACGGCATCGGCATGCAGAACACGCCGCCCACGCAGGTCATCGTCGGACTCAGCCTGTTTCTCACGCTCTTCACCATGGGGCCGGTGGTGAACCGTATCGCTGATGAGGCGTACAAGCCCTACACGGCCGGCACGATCTCGGAGGGCGAAGCCCTCGAGCGCGCGGCGGCGCCCATGAGGGCCTTCATGCTCCGCCAGACGCGGGAAGCCGACCTGCAGCTCTTCTACGACGCGTCGCGGCAGCCGCTGCCGAAGACCGAGGAGGACGTCGCGCTTCGCGTGGCCGTGCCCGCCTTCGTGCTCTCCGAGCTGACGACGGCCTTCCAAATGGGCGTCCTCGTGCTCCTGCCGTTCCTCGTGATCGACTTGGCGGTCGCCACGATCTTGATGGCCATGGGCATGATGATGGTGCCTCCAGCGACCATCAGCTTGCCGCTCAAGCTCATCTTGTTCGTCGTCGTGGACGGTTGGTCCTTGCTCGTCGGCTCGCTGGTTCGGAGCTTCGTATGA
- a CDS encoding flagellar biosynthetic protein FliO, with the protein MKRAVIIDLTLTGVITASSATARRSRGNEAESVAAAAAASAAAPVPEAPEPTPAVPRAAPAAAPLVAAAATVAPPPAAPSPPIANTPAGLPTRPSTPLALADTTKAGGNDTAAKLLGGALVIAAAAIFLRMRQKKVLPAKAQSRLRILKRQGVGSKSELLLVEADGREMLLGVTSQNIQLLATFDTSRSDDEGEDAPRTDTSDKSARLQALIQATGIHDEDEPPSAPRRSATPRRAAAPTAAPSTTSARAATRSTREALRDAPRDGDRALEGQVRSLANWGRGQ; encoded by the coding sequence ATGAAACGCGCAGTCATCATCGATTTGACGCTGACAGGCGTCATCACGGCGTCATCCGCCACGGCGCGACGCTCGCGCGGCAACGAAGCGGAGTCGGTAGCCGCGGCCGCCGCCGCGTCGGCCGCCGCGCCCGTCCCGGAAGCGCCGGAGCCGACACCAGCGGTCCCGCGCGCCGCGCCCGCAGCAGCACCGCTCGTCGCCGCGGCGGCGACCGTCGCGCCGCCGCCGGCCGCGCCGTCGCCCCCCATCGCGAACACACCGGCAGGCCTGCCGACGCGCCCTTCGACGCCGCTAGCGCTCGCCGACACGACAAAAGCCGGCGGAAACGACACAGCCGCCAAGCTCCTCGGCGGCGCGCTCGTCATCGCAGCCGCAGCGATCTTCCTCCGCATGCGTCAGAAGAAGGTCTTGCCGGCGAAGGCTCAGAGCCGCTTGCGCATCCTCAAGCGGCAGGGCGTGGGCTCAAAGAGCGAGCTGCTCCTCGTGGAGGCCGATGGCCGCGAGATGCTCCTCGGCGTCACGTCTCAGAACATTCAGCTCCTCGCCACCTTCGACACTTCACGCAGCGACGACGAAGGAGAAGACGCTCCGCGCACGGACACGTCGGACAAGAGCGCCCGCTTGCAAGCGCTCATCCAGGCCACGGGCATTCACGACGAAGACGAGCCGCCGTCCGCGCCCCGCCGCTCGGCGACACCGCGCCGCGCCGCCGCGCCCACAGCCGCGCCCTCCACAACAAGCGCCCGCGCCGCCACACGCTCCACTCGTGAAGCGCTTCGCGACGCGCCGCGCGACGGCGACCGCGCCCTCGAAGGTCAGGTGCGCTCGCTCGCGAACTGGGGTCGCGGCCAATGA
- the fliN gene encoding flagellar motor switch protein FliN has translation MPEVNQGAARSNLDLLKDVEVDVSLEIGRRRMRIAEVLEIQEGQTLELSKAAGEPLEIYVNGQLLGRGEAVVVGDCYGVRITELVADEGGSS, from the coding sequence ATGCCGGAAGTCAACCAAGGTGCTGCTCGTTCGAACCTCGATCTTCTGAAAGACGTGGAGGTCGACGTAAGTCTCGAGATCGGGCGGCGGAGGATGCGCATCGCCGAGGTCCTCGAGATCCAAGAGGGCCAAACTCTTGAGCTATCCAAGGCCGCCGGCGAGCCGTTGGAGATTTACGTGAACGGTCAGCTGCTCGGTCGCGGTGAGGCCGTGGTCGTGGGTGACTGCTACGGCGTCCGCATCACCGAGCTCGTCGCCGACGAAGGAGGCTCGTCATGA
- a CDS encoding serine/threonine protein kinase, translated as MKSTSRRPASKCRADAGGALPARVCRENSVGRAIFGHMGFVPEPGLVVSGKYRLERPLGKGGMAVVFAATHLDLGRAVALKFILAPPGVDTGELRQRFMREAQATFALRSEHIVRLLDLGQIGDDGLFIAMELLEGKNFQELIADRRRFTEAEVLLFAKQIGEGLEEAHARGIIHRDLKPANLYLTATATGKASVKILDFGIAKRLLDDHDEPITHIENPLGTPKYMAPEQWQEAGAVDERADLYAVGVILFEILTGKVPHQDLPVAERLRRIMGSAVPSVKTSRPDVSDAFARIIARCLRPHPEERFRSAHELSAALAVATASPAGRGAKPPGPLAMRATEDNEATALVDLDSIAPPTSRDPILLLSAGGATREEPESVPLPLLKPIRSSRHDLDGTDVEFDESLGPVVPAASTAAKPAPPDEAGGSSERTAVLFLIFALLLLGGVVALAFRR; from the coding sequence ATGAAGAGCACCTCTCGGCGCCCAGCATCCAAGTGCCGTGCCGACGCGGGCGGCGCGCTCCCCGCGCGCGTTTGTCGCGAGAACTCGGTGGGCCGTGCGATATTCGGGCACATGGGCTTCGTGCCCGAACCCGGCCTCGTCGTCAGCGGCAAGTACCGCTTGGAGCGCCCTCTCGGTAAGGGAGGCATGGCCGTGGTCTTCGCGGCCACGCACCTCGATCTCGGGCGCGCCGTCGCGCTCAAGTTCATCTTGGCGCCGCCAGGCGTTGACACCGGCGAGCTCCGCCAGCGCTTCATGCGCGAGGCGCAAGCCACCTTTGCGCTCCGGAGCGAGCACATCGTGCGCCTCTTGGACCTCGGTCAGATCGGCGACGATGGCTTGTTCATCGCCATGGAGCTCTTGGAGGGGAAAAACTTCCAGGAGCTCATCGCCGACCGTCGACGCTTCACGGAGGCGGAGGTCCTCTTGTTCGCCAAGCAGATCGGCGAGGGGCTCGAGGAAGCGCACGCGCGCGGGATCATCCACCGCGACCTCAAGCCCGCCAACCTGTACCTCACGGCGACGGCGACCGGGAAGGCGAGCGTCAAGATCCTCGACTTCGGCATCGCCAAGCGGCTCTTGGACGATCACGACGAGCCCATCACGCACATCGAAAATCCCCTTGGCACGCCGAAATACATGGCCCCAGAGCAGTGGCAGGAGGCAGGAGCCGTTGACGAGCGCGCAGACCTCTACGCCGTCGGCGTCATCCTCTTCGAGATCCTCACGGGGAAGGTTCCGCATCAGGATCTGCCCGTCGCGGAGCGCCTGCGTCGCATCATGGGGAGCGCCGTGCCCAGCGTGAAGACGTCGCGGCCTGACGTCTCTGACGCCTTCGCGCGCATCATCGCGCGCTGTCTTCGCCCTCATCCGGAGGAGCGCTTCCGATCGGCGCACGAGCTCTCAGCGGCGCTGGCCGTCGCGACGGCGTCGCCCGCTGGGCGCGGCGCGAAGCCGCCGGGCCCGCTCGCCATGCGCGCCACCGAGGACAACGAAGCGACGGCCCTCGTCGACCTCGACAGCATCGCGCCGCCGACGTCGAGGGATCCGATCCTCCTGCTCTCCGCTGGCGGCGCGACGCGTGAAGAGCCCGAGTCGGTGCCGCTGCCGCTCCTCAAGCCGATTCGGTCATCGCGGCACGACCTCGATGGAACCGATGTCGAGTTCGACGAGTCGCTCGGTCCCGTCGTGCCCGCCGCGTCGACGGCGGCGAAGCCAGCCCCGCCCGACGAAGCGGGCGGCTCGTCGGAGCGCACGGCGGTGCTGTTCCTGATCTTCGCCCTGTTGCTCCTCGGCGGCGTGGTCGCGCTGGCGTTTCGCCGTTAG